Part of the Sylvia atricapilla isolate bSylAtr1 chromosome 1, bSylAtr1.pri, whole genome shotgun sequence genome, AGAAAATTAAACGTATAAGTTCCTTGAGACTGTAGGAAGTTCATGGATGCAATGATTTCCATAATCCTGAGTCCATTACAGAGGTGATTGTATCTTACAGGGTAAAAGTCTCATCAGGCATGGGAGATTTGAATGACAGAGGGTTTGCAGGTCAAACACAAACACTGTGTGCAGAAAAGGCTTCCATTGGAGCAGAGTGAGTCCTTTACTCTCCTTTTACCCTAACCACCCACAAGGCTGGGCACCAAAGCAGGGTTGCCTTGGTGAGCATCAGATATACCCTTCTGCTGGCTCAGTCTGGTCCAGGGGACTGCAGCTTGGATGAATCCACATTCCTTGGGGGCGAGGTCGGAAGACAATACTTCAGTCTTGTGGATCTGAGTACAAGATACCCACCTGGCTGGGGTTGCACAAGGTCAAGCAAGATGCCATTAATATCAAAGTACAAACCAGATCTTTTCAGTCAAGTCTCCCCACTCCCTCCCTTGCAACACAAGCAATCTTTTTAATGGTTTCTCTTACAGTCCTGATGTGCAGGTCTACTGACGGGTGTAACAGGACAAACATCCTCTTTCTGGTAATGACAAAACTTAATTCTGAGTTGTATGCAGGtctcacagcacagagaggtAGGACTCTCTGTGCCTGGGTTATTATGCATTCAGCACAGCAATCTTATTGCACTACTTGGGTCATCTAGAGGACTACCTattttcactcaaaaaaaaTGCACCCATGGAGTGTGAATCATGCTCTAAATATTGATGACGCTGTGGGAGTGTAGACACCTTGCTGACATGAAGACATCATCATTGTAAATGTCTGAAGTTTGGTGAACTGAGTCCATCTATCACCTGTCCTCAGATTATGGTCCCTACCTCACAGAGTACTCCTGAATATCTACTGGGTGACTGGGGAATTTGTTTGTCACATACACcaagaataaaaatttctttactgatCTTTGTCTTGAAATTACATTATAATTCCCCTAGAGCTCTTTTGCCTCTCGCATTTGCATACCCCCCCACCCTCTGACATGCACACACCCCCAGACCATGtgtacacacagagaaaaatgagtGTATGTCAGGCTGAGGGCTCAGTTAATGTTCCTTGCACACAGTGCCATTGTGGAAATAGGAATGGAAAATTTCAATCAGCCATCATAGACTCAAGTCTTTCTCACCTGTCAAATGCAAGTCTAATCACAAATAACCTGGAACACTTTTCAACTTGTTGAGAATAGTTATGGGTGTGGTTGTAATATGTTTGTGTGTGCCAGGGAGACTTAGTAAGTTTTTTAAGCTGCAAATTTGCCAGGACCGATTAATCTTAATCCGCCTCAAATTTCATTAATGACATTTATTGTAGCCAAGAAAGAATATGAATATTCTTCAAGAAAATGCATCAGCAAACACACCACTGATGCTAAATAACTCAGTTATAAATAGTCTAAAGCCTCTGGAGTGTCTTAAATGTCTTCATCATAGTGTAGTACAATGTTTGGGTGCATCTTTCCTTCTAAACTCCTTAGataatgaataaatgaaagGTGGAGTAAAGGCAACTGATGTGGAGCCTGCTGCAGACTGCCTCTCTGCAGGATCTGTCCCCACCCCTTCCGCTCGGGATGACTCTTGAGTGAAACCTCTCCTCCTCACTTCCCAATCCCAAAATCTGCAGAAGAGTTGAAGAGCACCTGAAAACTGGatgggcagcaccaggagcaaaACTTGTCAGCAAGAACTGGTTTTCTCTTTATGTTTAGAGAAATCTCACTGAGCAGAAGAAGCAAGCTGGGCTGAAACAAGATCCTGCACTCCAGGTATGTGAGGGCAAACTGGTCCATGCAGACTGAGTTGACAGCAGAAAAGGATAACTactttttcctgtgctgaaagggaaaatctGAAATTGCTAAGCAAGTAAATATAGCTCTTTGAAAAGGCATGAAACAATGAGAAAAACCTATTCCTTTAAAGAGAGACTATTATTTTGGtttcagtaaaaaaatgcacaaagacAAGTGTCAAGGGGCAGATAAGATGAAGATAAAGGCTGTCAGCTTTGGGAAATACTAAATTTGGGAAAGactaaatttcattttgagTCTTTGCTACAAGCTGGGGTACAGCAATAGTTCTGAGGGCACTGATAATTTATGATCATCAAGTAGCAAGTTCACATTAAAGGaccataataattttttcaccCTTATGGTAATgaatttccattcttttccttgtttggTCCACTGAGCCCTTAGCATTGAaatgaaatgctgctgcagcttaAAATGTTATCGCTTGACCCGGGAAAAGGGCAGAGATGTCACATCTTGGCATCAGTAGTCTAAGGTTCTGCCAAACCACACAGCACTTGGAGATCACGTGCTCATACTCACTTTCTGAGAAATGGAGATTGTCCTTAGCAGAATCTTTGCCTCTGTTTAACctgattgtttttaaaaatacttctaacTTCACTTTCCAAGTAgagatttgttttttcctgatgaaaacTAAGACTCAGCAGAATACAACTATGTGACTTGTTGCTCCTAGAAATGCAGTAGTTTGCATCTGTCCCACCACCTTTGGTGGAGCCCATCTTTGTGTTGTGTAAATAACTCTCCTCAGTTTTTATGTTACTTGCATGAAAGCTGAATGGCATCAAGACACCCAAGAAAGAGCAGGACCactggagagaaggagaagctCTAAGAAGGCTTTCTCTTAATGAGCAGTAGGATGACACAAGATTCATCAATATCTGTGGCTTTCCCCATTAGCAGCAGTAATTTTTCcccctgttcccagcaggcCCTGCATCTCCTCTTCCTGCAGCGCAGTGATGAGGAGCGGGACATAAAGGTGAGATGCCGCCTGCTTGGAACTGTGCCAtggggaaagcaggaaaaggaaaagtgtAATGGCTGAAATTGGTGGGAAGAGGGAATGAGGTGAGACTGGAAAAGTAGGAAATATCCTGGCGTGTTGCTTTGCCACACCACATTGCGTGGGACAAGGCAGGCGGGAGCAAATAAAACTTCTGACTGAACAGGATCCCATCAAACTTCTAAGCAGTTCAGGTGTGGCTGACTATTTACTAACGTTCTCTGCTGCCTGGTGCCTGGAAAAGAGCCAGCTGGCTGGGCCTCAGTCAGCACAGGCCAAAGAAATGGTTTCTGGGAAGTGGATAAGGGAGGAGGCTGGTTCACAACTACTGCACAGCTTAATGCCTCCTAAAGCACACTTCCTTGAAGGGGACACCATAGGTTGTGCCCTTCTGAACAAAATACCGCAGAGGAGTAAGGCTGTGGCTGCCGTCTCAGAAGTGTGAGCTATCTTTGGGGGTGCCTGTGGTTTCTCCAGGCAGCCTCCTTCAACAAGCTCATTCATCTTAGTTTATAGAAAACAGAGGTAGGAAGAAGTAGGAACAGACCTCTCTCTCAAGCATTTTCAGGCATTTCAATCATTATGGGGGTCTTACACTAGAAGATTATCTCCCATGTGTGTACACCTTCCACTTTCATACAATGCCAAAACAATGGAGGTCTTAATCCTGAAGATCAGGTTATCACGCTTCCTAAAACCAAGCCTGACTGATGTTGAGAAAGTTGGGATGAAAATTGACACATGTAATCAATTCTCAGTTATCAGCACAGGGGATTACTGATGATGAGAGATCATTAATCTCATGGATTTATCTGAATAAGCTTGATTTGAGCAGTAAAGCCATGTCTGCCCAGTTTCTGTATGTCTACACCACTATCATCCAGGGTTGTGGTTGTAATCAAGTGTATTTGCTCAAACTcagtgctggccctgccagatctggtgacagcagccccAGGTTGGGAGAGGATAGTGAAGAGCAGTGTCTCTGCACTCTGCACTGGGTAGGTCGATTATCTTGGGTATAAAGCAGTCtaaatgcatataaaatatggggttttttattgaGCCAGAGTGAATCATGCAAATTGGGAAGTGTTGTGTAGGGCATAAACAAGCAGTGAGTCTTTGTGTCATCAACTCTGTTCTTCAGTTTGTCCGTATTGCCTAGGCATAATTTGCCATTACTCTGTGAAATGTAGCCCTCTGCTGCTCTAGTTAATGGAGGGCTGAGGAAGGGATGTATTTTTATAGGAatttgctgctcttccattCAGATTAGATAGTTTTATGAAGAACATGTTACAACGCAAACTAAAATAATAGGTTGATGTAGAAATGATGAAGTGGAGACAGTCATAGTGAATGTGCCTGTGTACTGCACACCCAAAGACAGTTTCAAAGTCAGTACATGACTAGGAAATGCTACTATTATCACTGCCCCTGCAGACTTAATTGGATTCCTTTTACAGATGCATTGTAACACCACTTTTAATTACAGGATCACAAATCTACTTTTTGCGCAGAGTCCATTCCAAGCTCCTGACACACAGAGTCAGAACAACTTTTGCCATTAATCTGTCTAGGACATCTATTGGCTCATTGTCTCTAATTGCTACTTGTGGAGAAGGGACAAAATCATATACTGTCAAATATTCTGAATGAGGCTTGCACATAAGCTTGTTTTCTTGCAATCCTTTTCAAGGGCATAGGGGCACACGGCATTGGAATCTAGTTTACAAATCTATATTGCAGTTCTTCACTAACTGTGCCCAGTACTTCTGCTCTCAGAAGAGCTGTGATGCTGCTACAGAAAGCACATATGAGCTACCAGGCACCAGCAGTAGGAGAAGCACTGAACACTGTACGTCAGTGCAGCACTTGAGTGCTATAGTCCTTGCAAATAGTTCAAGAGAAACCAGCATGGGATTCTCCATGAAGACACACAGGATGGCCCCATGCCTCTGGAGAGTGTGACACTGAAAGCCAGAGTGCTTCACATCAGAGTGCTGAGAGAGCCACATGGCAGCAGAACAAATGTGACATGGGTGTCAAGACCTACATCTGCAGGTTGTTTGTAACTTGATAACTTTGATTTTggtatttctctttattttcagcttaATAACATAATAGACAAAGAGGCATTCTGCACTGAAACAGTGCTTTCgctttttttctactttctctTTTCATACAAGGATGTCAATGTTATTCGTGGAAGTGACTGAACTACTTTTGGAAGACCATATTTGCCTTTTTGccctaaataatttttgttaacaaattatttttacattcttgctatcattttctctctctctctctctttttttttttttttttaggttttcaaATGGCTGATCCTTTCCTATATAATACTGGAGAAAGGTCTAACTATGGTTGCCTTGGACATGAAGTACAAATTGAGCACCTTAAGGCATATGTTTGTAGACCATCTTTTTCCACGGACAAAGCTGTGATTGTGGTCCATGATGTATTTGGATGGCGATTCCCAGATATTAGATTCATAGTCGATTTGATTGCAGGTCATGGATATATGTAAGCAACTTTCTTTCCTATCTTCCCCTTAAATGCACTGATAGATCACCAGGCCCAAAGCTAGGCATGGCATATGACGTTTCCAATACACATAAGACAATCATGCCATTTCAGTCtgagcaaataaaaaagaaaatggacaaaatatttccagagctACTAAAACTGACCCAGGAGAAATGGCTACCTGACCACAAAGGCACAGTGAGTCCTGAAGTGCCTGTGTCTGTGCTTATGAAGCAGCATGGGTGATTCCAAGAGAAACAGTGGTATCTATTTTAAGTTGTATAAGCTTTTCAGAACCAAACCTTTTGAACATTTGCTTTGGCTTGTAAGAGCAAAGAGGTATATATGTGTTTATATAGAATCAGGAGGTTTAatccctttatttttctattaagtGTATCTAAGGAAACAGTGAGCAtttatttgtgtctttttttttttttttccatgcaaagaCATATACTTTTATCCAGCTGATTACCAGAATAGGATAACTAAAACATTATTCAGACAGTGATCATGTAAATGTGTACTCTGGACTAGAAGATATTAGAAGACATTTAGACATCCACAGATTCAATGAAAATTGACTGAATTCTATATCTCCCACAGAACCATCTGCCCAGACTTCTTCAAGGGGACAGAACCCTGGAAATCTACTGATCACTGGGCTGACTTTCCTGACTGGATGAAAAATCATGATCCTATGAAAGTAGACAAGTAAGATATGTATTTGTACTTGGACTTTACAAAGCATCCAGCAAACAAGGACAACTTATATGAAATGTTAGAAGTGGCACATCACAGCATGGCAAGCTGGCTGCACGACCACAGTTTCTTACTCTGGGTGATTCTTCTGTGGTCATGGGCACTGTCTTGGCTGGGATTTGAAAAGGATCATCTGCTCTGCCCATCATGCTGCTTATTGTCCCCATCTGGTTTTCCTGAGCCCTTTTCTGACTATGTTATACTGGTCACACAGGCTCACTGTGTTTCACAGGCTACAAAATGCCCAGCACTCTCACCCACAAGTGCTGATTCTGTGCCCAGTTCCTCAAGATAAAGAGGAACTGCAGATATTATCTGCCAGTTGTCACATGCCCATCTTGCTTTTTGCCTTGCAGATTATGATAGGTACTGATGAGATTCTCCTGAGCACTGCTACATAAAAATTTGCTAGACTGACCAAAACCTAAGATACATCTGATcaattttactatttttttcagtgtgaaataGAGGGATCATTATGTGTATGAGCCTGTAACAAGGCTTCCCTGAGTTATGGGAGGGACTGCTGTTTCTTCAGCATCTCTCACCACAGCTGAAAGCTTCAGATGGTAGTGAGGCAATGACATCCTATTACTCAGCTACCATCCTGCAACCCACAGGTATTCTTCTGACCCTGTCCGGTCATTCAGCAGCCACATTCTATCTTCAAAGTCTCTCAGCAAAGTTTTTGAACATATAATTCCAGAAGCTGTGGccaagtttttttaaaaaacaaatggcTAGCaactataaaaaaaatccagctccaAAGAGGAGCAAATATGTGGgcacagtattaaaaaaaattaggatttcaGGATATGCCTTTGCTGTCTTCTGAGGGATCTCTTGTAGGTGAATATTCCAGTTCAGATCCATTGCTCTCAGAGAACATGGAACCCAACATACCCATGACCACAGGCCAATGTCCTTTTCATGTCACTCTCATACTGGGTTTTTTGGTCAGCCTACCACACCTGAATGACCATACAATTCTACTTAATGTTGGAAAATATGGTTAGTAGCTTATGAACTTTGCATTTAAACTTAATTTAAGACTCTGTAGGTAATgaggaagataaaaatattGAGACCTCAGAActcagcaatttaaaaaacattactTGTCAcctacaataaaaatatttttcataattttttcgTTGCACTTCATGCtaaagttatattttaaacattgtAGTTACTGACAATGTAATTTGATTAATTACTACTTTAGCATAACATTCTTGCATGTGGGCTTGATAAGATATTTTAGCATTAACTTGTGTAACAGGAATGACATTGAAAAATCTTTATCTAAATAGGTGAGCTCTGTAGAGATAATACAGTGAAGCTTATCTATTCCTACAGTCCATAATGCAAGATGTTGTTCTACTTGCAGATATGTCTTGTCTTTAGTTGTCCTGTCCTAGACAAAGtgattcaaataaaaatttactaattttgaaaacaaaggagCAGGTGACAATTCAGGTAAGTATTTAAGTGCCTACACCTGTACTTCCCTAAACTAGGACCAGAGATGCTAACTCTCATTTAATAACAGAAGCCACTGCTCTAGcctgaaatgtgctttttaaaatagtctCTGTTTTAAATGATTGAAGGTGcatacacagagaaaatatcaTGTATGTCTTTTAATTAACTTCTTAAATTGTCAAATATTGGTTCTGCAATAGATTCCTTAGTTTACTTTTCTTTATATGTCTTAGGGAAGCTGATGTTGTCTTGAAGTATCTAAAGGAACAATGCGGTGCAAAGAAGATTGGTATCGTTGGGTTTTCCTGGGGTGGAATGGCAGTACATCACTTGATGCTGAAAAATCCTCAATTAACCGCTGGGGTGTCCCTCTATGGTAGTGTAGAACACATGAAAACTTACTTGGGTTCACATGACTATGCATAGTTTGTAATTCTACTTATCACTTTGTAACAGTTTCCATAAATACTCAACTCAAAGGTGAGTTGCAGATTTTGATTATGGTTATTTCGGCAATAGGCTATAttagtataaaaatattaaggatattgtaaataaaaaaaaattattccttgttttaggagagcagagaaatatGCTTTTCAAATGCTTGTTCTCCACCCAAATAGCCACTGTCCTGATCTAAGTAATGTACCTAATGAGTAAACTTAAATACAAATGTTCTCTTTTAATTTGTCATTTATCTCACAGGAATGCTAACCTCACTAATCGACTGTTTCTCAAAACATTATAGGAATAATTAGAGACTCTGAAGAAAGATACCGTTTACTAAATcccacatttttcatttttggtgAGAAAGACCACACTATTTCTTTGGATCAGGTAAGTTGTTGTTCTGGAAAGACTTCTTTTCCCAAAGTTCATTTATCCTACACAGAAACCCTTGCTAGAAACCATtttcaaataacaaaattaaacagGTTGGATGGTTCTGTTTATATTTCAGTTTCCCCCCTATCTTGTTTAGGTTATTCAAAGCTTCTTTTTTGAGGTAAGCAATACAGTAAAGAACAGTCATCAGTCTCTGAGTGGCTAGATAAGCAGAGTGTGAAAATGGGCAGGGATATCCAACTTGGTATGAGCCAAGCATCTCAAAAACTTGTATACTACTCCTATGGGTGAGAAATCAGGCAGCTAAACCACTGAATTTGGAtgctgaatggaaaaaaaaaaaaagtagtttcgTCTTAGTAATTGAACTTTTTGATGATGGGGACCAATGACTAACtaagaagacaaaataaaccATGTCAAAATAAGTGGCTGTGAATTTTACCAAAGACTACAACAACTTGTAGACTCAAATGTTTTGGCTCCTGGCTGCCATCTATGTTCTGATATAACTCTTGCTGTAAGCATATGTGAGAGGCTGGATAAATATATAAGGGTAGGAAACTGGTGCCCTCTTCTGTGcataaattctttttcctcagtgacAAGGATTACATACCACCTCTAGCACAGCTTGTTTTTCAGGGTAGGGTCTGACTGGAGAACTGGCAGTGTGCTCTAAGAATGCAGAGATCattcaatatttatttctaacTGTGTTAGTCAGCATGTTAATCTGTACCTGATatgtctcctctgcagaggaaaacaacCCCTTCAATCTCTGTCCTGATTTTATGGTGACCATGTCTTTCTCCCAGGGGGACAATTTtggcaaatgcatttttcctgtcATGTGTTACACATGGAAACCACAGCCTTTTCTACTGAAACTTTCTTTCTGTGCAGATTGCATATGTAAAATTCCTGcgttaaaaaaaaccccaaaccttcaaatacagaattttctgtACCGAAAAAAGAGCTCCATAtagaaagaaagcaaaccaaaccaacaaaaccccacagaataAATTACAATACTCTCTCTAATCTGCATAATGGGTAGAAGTAAGCTTGTGGGGCAAAATAAGTGTTCATTCATCTGTTTTCTGACTTTTAATGGAGATAAGCACAAACCGTGCCAACAAATGAATATGAACACATTATTAGTATTTGGTATACATACTAGTCACCAAAACATTGTGCAAGAGCAATGCCTTTTTGTTGTTcagtaaactgaaaaaataaagccctCTAAGTTTTCTTAAACTCAGTAACTAAGCCTATCAAACTGTTTTGGACTGATGGCCATGAAGTTTTGCACTATGGTTCATGAAGTATGTTCTCTCAAAATCAGAGCTTCAAGTGTAGGTTACAAGGCTGAGAGTCTGAACAGAAGCACACCTGTTCCTTTATGGCAATGAGATTTACCAAATCATCCTTGCCACAAATGTTGAGGTTCTTAGACTCAGCCATATGGGAAAAAAGTTTCAGTCTTACATGCAAAGAGGCATTTTCTCTATGAGAAACAGCAAATGTGGCAAACTTATAAAAACCCCATAAcgtaatggaaaaaaatgacctttttttttttttttttttcttttctttttccaggtcTTCTTATTGGAGGACAAGCTGAAACAGTATTGTAAAGTTCCATATAAAATTAAAGTTTACCCTGGGCAAGTTCATGGGTTTGCACAACTGAAGCCGGAAGATATGAAACCTGATGATAAACCTTATATTGAAGAAGCTAGAAGGGATATGATTGATTGGATCAAAATGTTTGTTTGACAATAGCAGAAAGAAATGCTAGGCTTCAAGATGAGTGATGGAtttgagagaagaaaacagtcaaggaaaaaaaatctcattttgaaAGTTGTCATAAACTAAAATAGggacattttaatttatagctttaaattatttttgacaaTATTTACGGAAGATTGTGAAATAAAAGTCAGACTAAAGGATAATTAGGCATTAAcaagttttttttaagttttcttgctttttatttgcttcatcATTTTACTTTATGACCTTGATAGTCATAATGTTtatccatttttctttgctaataAGCATGACTTTACTTGAGTTATTTCAGGCCTTATTTTGATATGATGATTGGTGGTCATAGGTGTTCACATGAGAATACCCTGGGTTTGCAtacagacattttctttttttatctacagaagtatttttctcaGTTGTACTGGGCAGAATTTCCCATGCATGAAACAAACATTCGGCTATACTAAGgagttaggaagaaattatgtTGTTAAGTGACATCCTCCAGGTATTCTCTTGGCAATATTAAGAAGGGTATTTCTAGTATTCCTTCATgagcatcaaggaaaaaaaataaacagtccCTCTTGTGGAAGTAACCCAGACATGAACACTGCAGAAACAGTGGGTTTGATGTTGTGAAATTGTGCCGATCAGGCACAGGGCTCATGCAATCccaattatatttttttgcttcacaTTAAATCCTTGTTCCTCTCTAAAGTTCTTCCCCTTTATCACCCTTATATCCTCCCAACAACATAATgtataaacaaaaataagcatCCCCATGTACACTCTGcctttgtgtgttttttgaaTTTCATTGCCTTGGTAATGACTTGGCAATCAGTTTTAAtctaatttattaattaattaaattaatagtAAATGAATCTCTTCAGAGATTCTCTAAGGAACCCATCacccattttattttctacacCTGTCAGTTTCTCACCCTGTCACCTTGTTAATGTTGCCATGAGTTAAGGCTAGCTACATTAATATGACTTTCCCTTTGATATCAGGCAGTCTGGCAGTTTCACACATTGTTATCCTGTCAGTGTAACTACACAATCATGGCATGCTGGTTCTCCACACACCTCAACAGACTGAGTACATTAAGTACATTAAACAATACTTGCTCAATGAGCCTCTTAAAAGGGCTACACTTTTTTATGAATTAAATGTTGGAGGTAAATATCAACAAAATATTCCCAAGAggccaaaaaaaataaaaaaaacccaccaaataaACACCAACAccccccccaaacaacaaacaaacaaacccaccagaaacaaaaaaaaaaaaaacccaccaaaacaacaaccccccccaacaaaacaaaaaagaacccacaaaaccccaccccccaaaaaaaaaccccccaaaaaacaccaaaaaaaacccacaccaaaacaaactTCACTGGCAACTATAGAAAATCAGAGAACTTTTGCAAAAGGTTTAGAGCAGCATTCTGTCAGCATAAAACATCTCACAAAGGGTTAACCTTGTCTATGCAATTTATCAAACTCCAAGCCCATCTAATCTTAAATTATTCAAAACTCCAAGAAGAAGGGATTAGAAGAAGagacaaagacagaaaagataTAGAAAAGAACAAGTATACCTACCATTTCTAGTTCCAGCAGTGTTCAGTCTCTCACTGTTGCATGCCCAGCTGCATtaatgaattaaatattttacagtccTTATTCAATATGTCAGTAGCTAGTCTTGTTTAATTACAGGAAAGGTGTCATTTCTGTGTGTGAGATCCTGATTTTTGATAATTATTCTTTCTGACATGAGCAGGAGTTCCTCTAGCACTTTGTGCTTGTGAAAGAGATGACATTTCAGTATCCTTTTCCTTGCACCTTCTATTACCCAGTCTCATCCATATGCAATCATTTTATGTGGGTGTATAAAGAAAAATCACCACTGTGCCATAAGAAATCTAGGGAACTTTGACTCCTTATGGAATACAACCCTGGTGGTGAAAGCATGGATTTGTCAGCAGTTGCcttgcctttgcctttgcctttgcctttgcctttgcctttgcctttgcctttgcctttgcctttgcctttgcctttgcctttgcctttgcctttgcctttgcctttgcctttgcctttgcctttgcctttgcctttgcctttgcctttgcctttgcctttgcctttgcccTTGCCTTGCTTGGGAACTGTCTCTCAAGACTACTTGCTACCTTCATCTCTGGTGAATATTGTGAGCCATCCCTGGGCAATTGTGAGCCACAGTCATAAAATTTATATTGTGAGACCACTTcagatagaaaatatttatatctatGAACTTCAACTAATAGAGGaatctgtgctgcctttttccCAAGTCTGAGGTTCTGCTTTGCAGTCAATGAGTGTTCagtggaaagatttttttttttttttttttttgtgagtgtgTAAATAAGGGCATTTTAAGGTATGTGAACCTTATGTAtgagtcttttttcttttcacttgtATTGGGGACCTTGAAATCCATGACACAAGTGTTATCTCTTAAACTCAAGGATTGACAAAATTACACAGCCAAGGTCACTGCTGTACATTAAAATGTGGAGTGTAGGGTACAGTACAATACATTTATCATCAGTGTGACTTGCTGCTATTTACCACCCAAAAATGCTGGAACTGAGACTCTTCTGTTCTTCAGGTAC contains:
- the LOC136365885 gene encoding carboxymethylenebutenolidase homolog, which codes for MADPFLYNTGERSNYGCLGHEVQIEHLKAYVCRPSFSTDKAVIVVHDVFGWRFPDIRFIVDLIAGHGYITICPDFFKGTEPWKSTDHWADFPDWMKNHDPMKVDKEADVVLKYLKEQCGAKKIGIVGFSWGGMAVHHLMLKNPQLTAGVSLYGIIRDSEERYRLLNPTFFIFGEKDHTISLDQVFLLEDKLKQYCKVPYKIKVYPGQVHGFAQLKPEDMKPDDKPYIEEARRDMIDWIKMFV